A segment of the Curtobacterium sp. MCSS17_007 genome:
GATGTGGAAGTTCAGTGCCTGGCGGGTGTGCTCCTTGACGAACTGCCCGCGGTCGCGCAGCACCAGGTAGGCGATGACCGGCACGACGAGGCTGAAGAAGATGCCGCCGATGTGGGTCAGCGTGGCCCAGAGACGTTGGTCCTCCGGGGACATCGGCTGGGGCGGCGTGTAACCGGCCGGGTACTGCGGTCCCTGCGGGTTCCGGGGTCCTCCCGGCTGCTGGCCGTAGGGGCCGTCCTGCGGGCCGCCTTGTTGCTGTCCGTAGCTCATGCGGTGAGCGTACCGGGAGGGGCCGCTCCGGTGCCGGACGGTCGGTGGTCGGGCGTAGGATCAGCAGTCGACACGTCCGAGTGCCAGCATCGAACGGAAGGGGTCCGGATGGTCAGCGAACGCTCCCTCGAGGTCCTCAAGGCGATCGTGCGGGACTACGTCGCCTCACGCGAGCCCGTCGGCTCGAAGACCATCGTTGAGCGCCACGCTTTCGGGGTGAGCGCTGCGACGATCCGCAACGACATGGCGCAGCTCGAGGACGAGCAGCTCATCGCGGCACCGCACACGTCCTCCGGTCGGGTGCCGACGGACAAGGGGTACCGCGTCTTCGTCGACCACCTCGCCGCCGCCCGGCCGCTGTCGAGCGCGCAGCGGCACGCGATCGAGACCTTCCTCGGGGCGCCGAACGACCTCGACGAGGTCCTCGGGCGCACGGTCCGCCTGCTCAGCCAGCTCACGAACCAGGTCGCGCTCGTGCAGTACCCGTCGATGGTGCGCGCCCGCGTGCAGCACGTCGAGCTGGTCCGGCTCGGTGACACCCGGCTCATGGTCGTCCTCATCACCGACACCGCCCGCGTCGAGCAGCGGGTCGTCGAGACGGACGTCCCCCTGGGAGAGGACGCGCTCACGGAGCTGCGCGCCGTCGTGAACGGTGCGAGCGTCGGGCTCCTGCTGCAGGACGTCCCGCGGGCCCTCCGCGCGGTGCCGCAGCAGCTGCGTCCTGACGCGCAGACGCTCGGCGGCGTCGTCGTCGCGACGCTCATCGAGCAGGTCGCCGCCAACCGACAGGACCGTCTGGTGATGGCCGGCGCGGCGAACCTGGCGAAGAGTGAGCGGGACTTCTCCGGCGGTCTGTTCCCCGTGCTCGAGGCGATCGAGGAACAGGTGACCCTGCTCCGGTTGTTCGGCGAGATGCAGGTCGACGACGTGGCCGTCGCCGCGAGCATCGGCGTGGAGAACGCCGAGTACGGTCTCGACGCGACGAGCATCGTCGCCGGCGGGTACCTCGCCGGCGGGGGAGCGGTCGCCCGTCTGGGCGTCCTCGGCCCGACCCGCATGGACTACGGCACGAACATGGCCGCCGTGCGGGCCGTCGCTCGGTACCTGTCCAAGCTGCTGGGTGAACATTGACCGGGCCGCACGCCCGGCGCGAGCGGCACCGCGGACGTGGTCCGTGCCTCCAGACCGACCCGCGGCGACCGCCGCGATCCACCGACCGAACCGAAACCGACTGAGGGATACGTGGCAGACCACTACGACGTCCTCGGCGTCCAGCCGGACGCCTCCGATGCCGACATCAAGAAGGCCTACCGACGCCTGGCGCGCGAGCTGCACCCGGACGTCAACCCGAGCCCCGACGCAGCCGAGCGCTTCAAGGACGTCACGCACGCGTACGACGTGCTGAGCGACCCGGAGCAGCGGCGCCGGTACGACGCCGGACCGCAGGCCGACAGTCCCTTCGGCGGCGGTGCGGGCGGCTTCAGTGACATCTTCGACGCCTTCTTCGGTGGCGGTGGTGGCGGCGGACGCGGCAACGGTCCGCGGAGCCGAGCCGAGCGTGGGCAGGACGCCCTGCTCCGCATCGAGGTCGACCTGGACGAGGTCGTCTTCGGCACCCACAAGGACGTCGAGGTCGACACCGCCGTCGTCTGCGAGACCTGCAACGGGTCCTGCTGCGCACCCGGCACGAGCCCGCGCACCTGCGACATCTGCGGCGGCTCCGGCCACATCCAGCGCCAGGTCCGCTCGCTGCTCGGCAACGTCGTCACCAGCGCCCCTTGCGGCACGTGCCGCGGCTACGGCACCGTCATCCCGAACCCGTGCCCGACCTGCCAGGGGCAGGGTCGCGTCCGCGCCCGGCGGACGATCCCCGTCGACGTCCCCGCGGGCGTCGAGACCGGCCTCCGCCTGCAGATGCCGGGCCAGGGCGAGGTCGGCCCGGCCGGCGGTCCCTCCGGTGACCTGTACCTCGAGGTGAAGGTGCGGCACCACGACGTCTTCAGCCGCGACGGCGACGACCTGCTCGCGACGCTCGAGGTCCAGATGACCGACGCGATCCTCGGTACCCAGACGACGATCGACGGCCTCGACGGTCCGGTCGAGCTCGAGATCCGACCGGGTGTGCAGAGCGCCGACGTCCTGGTCATCAAGGACCGCGGCGTCACGAAGCTCCGCGGCAACGGCCGCGGCGACCTCCGGGTCGGGGTGCAGGTCGTGACCCCGACGAAGCTCTCGCACAAGGAGCGCCAGCTCGTCGAGCAGCTCGCCAAGTCGCACAAGGCGGGCGGGCCGCAGCTCGCACGCTTCCAGCAGGGCATGTTCGGCAAGCTCCGCGACCGGTTCTTCAACTTCTGATGGCATCGCTGTACCTCGTCGGCCCCGGCGCCCTCGACGGCGTCGGGACCGGTGACGCGGTCTCGCTCGACGGCGCGGAGGGCCGCCACGCCGTGTCGGTGGCGCGGGTCCGCGTCGGCGAGACGCTGCGCCTCTCCGACGGTCGGGGCACGGTCGTCTCCGGCCCGGTCGCGTCGACCGGCAAGGACACGCTGACCCTGACGGTCGACGACGTCGCCGTCGAGGCGGAGCCGCGTCCCGCGCTCGTGCTCGTGCAGGCCCTCGCGAAGGGTGGTCGTGACGAGATGGCGGTGCAGGCGGCCACCGAGATCGGGGTCGACCGCATCGTCCCGTGGTCGGCCGCGCGGAGCGTCTCGCGGTGGGACGGCGCGAAGGTCGAGAAGGGTCGCGCTCGGTGGGCCGCGATCGCGCAGGAGGCGGCGAAGCAGGCCGTCCGCTCGCGCGTGCCGTCCGTGCAGGCGCCGGTGACGACGGCGCAGCTCGCCGCCGGTGCCGGCACCGGGGGTACGGCAGTCGACCGGGAGGCGCGGCGCGCGCTGGTCGTGCTGGACCCGGTCGGACCGGTGCGGCTCTCCGCCTGGGAACCGCCGGCAGACGTCGAGGAGATCGTCCTGGTGGTCGGGCCCGAGGGCGGCATCGACGGCTCGGAGTTCGACCGGCTCGAGGCGGCCGGTGCCGTCCGGGTACGGCTCGGGGACACCGTGCTCCGCACCTCGACCGCTGGTCCCGCGGCGCTGGCGGTCCTGCAGACCCGCCTGGGCCGCTGGTAGTGCCGGGAGGCGTGACCGCGGCGCTGGTGGACACGGTGCGCGGTGCGGTTCCGCTGCGGGCGGACCACACCGGTCCCGCGTCGGTCCCGGGTCCTACGATGGACGCATGAGCAGCAGCGAGCCGAGCGTCTTCTCGAAGATCATCGCCCGTGAGATCCCCGCGACGGTCGTCGCCGAGGACGACCGGGTGATCGCCATCGAGGACATCGCGCCCAAGGCGCCGGTGCACGTGCTCGTGATCCCCAAGACCGAGCAGTACCGGGACGTCACCGAGCTCGCAGCGGGCGACCCCGACCTGCTCGCCCACGTGGTCGCCACCGCCCGTCGCATCGCCGACGAGCGGGCCGACGGCCAGTTCCGTCTCGTCTTCAACACCGGCGAAGCCGCCGGTCAGACCGTGTTCCACGTGCACGCGCACGTCCTCGCAGGTGAACTGCACGAAGGGAATCTCCTTGCCGGCTGACGAACCAGTCCACTCCGAACCCGTCCGTCCGACCGCCCGACCCGTGTCCGACCCGACGGACGTCACGGTCGACATCCAGGTCGACGGCATCGCGATGGTCCAGCTCCTGGGCCCGCAGGACCGCCTGCTCAAGACGGTCGAACGCCAGTACCCGACCGTCCGGGTGCTCGTCCGCGGCAACGAGGTGTCCCTGACCGGTGCGGAGCGCGACGTCGCCAGGGCACACGCACTCGTCGACGAGCTCGTCGGCATGGTGAAGCGCGGGCAGGACATCGGCCAGGCGGACATCCCGACCTCGGCGCGGATCCTCGACGAGGACCGCCGGCCGTCGGACACGTTCGGCACCCCGATCGTGTCGAGCCGCGGCAAGTCCGTGCGCCCGAAGACCGACGGGCAGCGCGCGTACGTCGACGCCATCGACCAGCACACCATCACCTTCGGCATCGGCCCCGCCGGTACCGGCAAGACCTACCTGGCGATGGCCAAGGCGGTCCAGGCGCTGCAGCGTCGCGAGGTCACCCGGATCATCCTCACGCGTCCGGCGGTCGAGGCGGGCGAGCGTCTGGGGTTCCTGCCCGGCACGCTCACCGACAAGATCGACCCGTACCTGCGCCCGCTGTACGACGCGCTCAACGAGATGATGGACCCCGAGCTCGTGCCGAAGCTGCTCGCGGCCGGCACGGTCGAGGTCGCGCCGCTGGCGTACATGCGCGGCCGGACGCTCAACGACTCCTTCGTGATCCTCGACGAGGCGCAGAACACCACGCCCGAGCAGATGAAGATGTTCCTGACGCGGCTCGGTTTCGGCTCGAAGATGGTCGTCACGGGCGACATCACCCAGGTCGACCTGCCCGGCAACCTGTCCGGCCTCCGGCTCGTGACGCGGATCCTCGGCGACGTCGAGGACATCCACTTCGCACGGCTCGGCAGCGAGGACGTCGTCCGTCACACGCTGGTCGGACGCATCGTCGACGCGTACACCGTCTACGACGAGGAACGACTCGCCGAGCAGGCCGGGCACCGCCCCGGGGGCCGGGGCACCGCGCCGGCCGGCAACCCCGCGGGCGCGAACCGCGCCGAGCGCCGCGGTCGTCCGCCGCAGGACCGCCAGCAGTCCCCGTACCCCCAGAACGACGCCCGAGGAGGCAACCGGTGAGCATCGAGCTCAACAACGAGTCGGGTGTCGAGGTCGACGAGCAGGCCGTGCAGCAGCTCGCCGCCTTCGCGCTCGACGCGCTGCACGTCCACGCGGACGCGGAGCTCGCGATCGTGCTGGTCGACGAGGGCGCGATGGAGCAGCTCCACGTCCGGTGGATGGACGAGCCGGGCCCGACCGACGTCCTCAGCTTCCCGATGGACGAGCTCCGCCCTGGTACCGAGGACGAACCGACCCCCGCCGGGCTGCTCGGCGACATCGTCGTGTGCCCGCAGGTCGCCGCCGAACAGGCGAAGACCGCCGGCCACACCACCACCGACGAGATGCTGCTGCTCACCTGCCACGGCATCCTGCACCTGCTCGGGTTCGACCACGCCGAACCCGAGGAGAAGGCCGAGATGTTCGGGCTCCAGGGCGAGATCCTCTCCGCCTTCGCCGCGCAGCGTCGCGGGCGGTGACGTGATGGTGCTCGTCGCCGTCCTGCTCGTGGCGGCGTTCGTGCTGGTCGTCCTCGGTGGGCTGCTCGCCGCATCGGACGCCGCGCTGACGGTCCTCTCGCGTGCCGACCTCGACGAGATCGCGCGCGGGAGTGCGCGCCGTCGCGCGATCGAGGCGATCGCGGACGACGTCGGCGCGCACGTGAACGCCCTCAACTTCTTCCGGGTGCTCGCCGAGACCGCCGCGGCGGTGCTCGTCACGATCGCCCTCGTCACGGTGTTCGACACCTGGTGGGTGGCGCTGGTCGTGGCCGCGGCGATCATGACCGCGGTCTCCTTCGTGCTGGTCGGCTCGAGCCCGCGCAGTGTCGGTCGCGCCCACGCCGAGCGGCTCATCGGCGCCACGGGCGGTCTCGTCCGTGCCGTCCGCATCGTCCTCGGGCCGCTCGCCGGGCTCCTCGTCGCCATCGGCGACCGGGTCACGCCGGGCCGCGGTCGCAGCGCGTCGACCGTGTCCAGCGAGGAACAGCTGCTGTCGCTCGTGGACGAGGCGACCGAGAGCAACGTGCTCGAGCAGGACGACCGCGAGCTCATCCACTCGGTGTTCGAGTTCAGCGACACCCTGGTGCGCGAGGTCATGGTGCCCCGCACCGACATGCTCACGGTCGACGGTGAGGCGACCCTCGCGGCGGGCATGGAGCGCTTCCTGGTCGCCGGGGTCTCGCGGATGCCGGTCACCGGCAAGGACAGCGACGACGTGCTCGGCGTGCTGTACCTGCGCGACGTCTCGCGCGCCCTCTACGAGCAGCCCGGCAGCGAACAGGAGCCGGTCACCACGCTCCTCCGGCCCGCCGAGTTCGTGCCGGAGTCCAAGCCGGCCGACGACACCCTGCGCCACATGCAGGTCGCGAAGAACCACCTGGTGCTCGTGGTCGACGAGTACGGCGGGGTCGCCGGGCTCGTGACGATGGAGGACCTCATCGAGGAGCTCGTCGGCGACATCTCGGACGAGTACGACCGGACGGTGGTCGACCGCACCGAGGTGACACCGGGCGTGTGGCGCATCTCCGCGCGGCTGCCGATCGACGAACTGGGCGACCTGTTCGGCATCGAGCTCGAGGACGACGACGTCGACACCGCCGGCGGCCTGCTGACGAAGGAGCTCGGCCGCCTGCCGGTCCGTGGCGAGCAGGTCACCGTGTCCGGGCTGGAGCTGACCGCGGACCGCGTCGAGGGCAAGCGCCGCCACCTGATCACCGTCCTCGCCGAGCGGAGCGCCGCCCTGCA
Coding sequences within it:
- a CDS encoding PhoH family protein, with the protein product MVQLLGPQDRLLKTVERQYPTVRVLVRGNEVSLTGAERDVARAHALVDELVGMVKRGQDIGQADIPTSARILDEDRRPSDTFGTPIVSSRGKSVRPKTDGQRAYVDAIDQHTITFGIGPAGTGKTYLAMAKAVQALQRREVTRIILTRPAVEAGERLGFLPGTLTDKIDPYLRPLYDALNEMMDPELVPKLLAAGTVEVAPLAYMRGRTLNDSFVILDEAQNTTPEQMKMFLTRLGFGSKMVVTGDITQVDLPGNLSGLRLVTRILGDVEDIHFARLGSEDVVRHTLVGRIVDAYTVYDEERLAEQAGHRPGGRGTAPAGNPAGANRAERRGRPPQDRQQSPYPQNDARGGNR
- the ybeY gene encoding rRNA maturation RNase YbeY; translation: MSIELNNESGVEVDEQAVQQLAAFALDALHVHADAELAIVLVDEGAMEQLHVRWMDEPGPTDVLSFPMDELRPGTEDEPTPAGLLGDIVVCPQVAAEQAKTAGHTTTDEMLLLTCHGILHLLGFDHAEPEEKAEMFGLQGEILSAFAAQRRGR
- a CDS encoding DUF4870 domain-containing protein, translating into MSYGQQQGGPQDGPYGQQPGGPRNPQGPQYPAGYTPPQPMSPEDQRLWATLTHIGGIFFSLVVPVIAYLVLRDRGQFVKEHTRQALNFHITMAIAYLVAGLLTIVLIGFVLLPIIGVLVIVFAIIAAIAANRGDFYRYPLTIEFIKQ
- the hrcA gene encoding heat-inducible transcriptional repressor HrcA, which translates into the protein MVSERSLEVLKAIVRDYVASREPVGSKTIVERHAFGVSAATIRNDMAQLEDEQLIAAPHTSSGRVPTDKGYRVFVDHLAAARPLSSAQRHAIETFLGAPNDLDEVLGRTVRLLSQLTNQVALVQYPSMVRARVQHVELVRLGDTRLMVVLITDTARVEQRVVETDVPLGEDALTELRAVVNGASVGLLLQDVPRALRAVPQQLRPDAQTLGGVVVATLIEQVAANRQDRLVMAGAANLAKSERDFSGGLFPVLEAIEEQVTLLRLFGEMQVDDVAVAASIGVENAEYGLDATSIVAGGYLAGGGAVARLGVLGPTRMDYGTNMAAVRAVARYLSKLLGEH
- a CDS encoding histidine triad nucleotide-binding protein; this encodes MSSSEPSVFSKIIAREIPATVVAEDDRVIAIEDIAPKAPVHVLVIPKTEQYRDVTELAAGDPDLLAHVVATARRIADERADGQFRLVFNTGEAAGQTVFHVHAHVLAGELHEGNLLAG
- the dnaJ gene encoding molecular chaperone DnaJ codes for the protein MADHYDVLGVQPDASDADIKKAYRRLARELHPDVNPSPDAAERFKDVTHAYDVLSDPEQRRRYDAGPQADSPFGGGAGGFSDIFDAFFGGGGGGGRGNGPRSRAERGQDALLRIEVDLDEVVFGTHKDVEVDTAVVCETCNGSCCAPGTSPRTCDICGGSGHIQRQVRSLLGNVVTSAPCGTCRGYGTVIPNPCPTCQGQGRVRARRTIPVDVPAGVETGLRLQMPGQGEVGPAGGPSGDLYLEVKVRHHDVFSRDGDDLLATLEVQMTDAILGTQTTIDGLDGPVELEIRPGVQSADVLVIKDRGVTKLRGNGRGDLRVGVQVVTPTKLSHKERQLVEQLAKSHKAGGPQLARFQQGMFGKLRDRFFNF
- a CDS encoding hemolysin family protein translates to MVLVAVLLVAAFVLVVLGGLLAASDAALTVLSRADLDEIARGSARRRAIEAIADDVGAHVNALNFFRVLAETAAAVLVTIALVTVFDTWWVALVVAAAIMTAVSFVLVGSSPRSVGRAHAERLIGATGGLVRAVRIVLGPLAGLLVAIGDRVTPGRGRSASTVSSEEQLLSLVDEATESNVLEQDDRELIHSVFEFSDTLVREVMVPRTDMLTVDGEATLAAGMERFLVAGVSRMPVTGKDSDDVLGVLYLRDVSRALYEQPGSEQEPVTTLLRPAEFVPESKPADDTLRHMQVAKNHLVLVVDEYGGVAGLVTMEDLIEELVGDISDEYDRTVVDRTEVTPGVWRISARLPIDELGDLFGIELEDDDVDTAGGLLTKELGRLPVRGEQVTVSGLELTADRVEGKRRHLITVLAERSAALQDAEDALGETTPSTTGTPNA
- a CDS encoding 16S rRNA (uracil(1498)-N(3))-methyltransferase is translated as MASLYLVGPGALDGVGTGDAVSLDGAEGRHAVSVARVRVGETLRLSDGRGTVVSGPVASTGKDTLTLTVDDVAVEAEPRPALVLVQALAKGGRDEMAVQAATEIGVDRIVPWSAARSVSRWDGAKVEKGRARWAAIAQEAAKQAVRSRVPSVQAPVTTAQLAAGAGTGGTAVDREARRALVVLDPVGPVRLSAWEPPADVEEIVLVVGPEGGIDGSEFDRLEAAGAVRVRLGDTVLRTSTAGPAALAVLQTRLGRW